In a genomic window of Cyclopterus lumpus isolate fCycLum1 chromosome 13, fCycLum1.pri, whole genome shotgun sequence:
- the LOC117741255 gene encoding extracellular calcium-sensing receptor-like → MIFAIAEINNSSDLLPGVTLGYRIFDSCPSIPLSIRASLNLMNRYESGEGSCSKHSNVHAVIGETTSTSTIGIARTMGPFNIPVISHSATCACLSKRRDYPSFFRTIPSDIHQSKALAKLVKHFGWTWVGAIRTNSDYGNGGMATFLEAAEKEGVCVEYSVAIYRTDPRKWFLEVVNIIKKSTSKVIVAFADGTDLDILIKELHAHNVTGLQWVGSEGWITYRYIASPVNYAVMQGAVGFAALNAHIPGLREFLANSRPSTTPGDQGLVELWETVFGCTLSLQAETQAQGSVAACTGKESLWDTNTRFIDVSDASLLNNVYKATYAVAQALHMLFTCKDGQGPFENNTCADWENAQPWQVLHYLTQVNFTTKIGERVFFDELGGPVARYALVNWQMDETDYIVFETIGFYDASQREGQQFEMKADLRAIWAGENLEVPRSVCSESCLPGTRRAFVKGKPICCFDCVTCADGEFSNSTNAVKCDKCLSEYKSSEERNNCDLKAIEYITFRELMGILLVTFSVFGACLAMTIALIFFHYRQTPIVRANNSELSFLLLFSLTLCFLCSLTFIGRPTEWSCMLRHTAFGITFVLCISCVLGKTIVVLMAFRATLPGSNMMKWFGPAQQRLSVLFFTLIQVLICILWLTINPPFPFKNMNHYKEKIILECALGSPLGFWAVLGYIGFLAVLCFVLAFLARKLPDNFNEAKFITFSMLIFCAVWITFIPAYASSPGKFTVAVEIFAILASSYGMLFCVFLPKCYIILFKPETNTKKHLLSNATQRAL, encoded by the exons ATGATATTTGCCATAGCGGAGATAAACAACAGCTCAGATCTGCTGCCCGGAGTGACATTGGGTTACAGGATCTTTGACTCCTGCCCCAGTATCCCTCTGTCCATCAGGGCATCACTGAACCTAATGAATAGGTATGAGAGTGGGGAAGGCAGCTGTAGCAAACATTCAAATGTGCATGCTGTCATAGGTGAAACCACATCTACCTCTACAATAGGTATTGCACGCACCATGGGACCCTTCAATATACCTGTG ATCAGTCATTCAGCCACTTGTGCATGTCTTAGCAAAAGAAGAGACTATCCATCTTTCTTCAGAACCATACCTAGTGACATTCACCAGAGCAAAGCCCTCGCAAAGCTTGTGAAACACTTTGGCTGGACCTGGGTAGGGGCTATCAGAACTAATAGTGACTATGGGAATGGTGGCATGGCCACTTTCCTGGAAGCAGCAGAAAAAGAAGGTGTATGTGTTGAGTACTCAGTGGCTATTTACAGAACCGATCCCAGGAAGTGGTTCTTAGAAGTGGTGAACATTATTAAGAAATCCACCTCGAAGGTCATAGTGGCTTTTGCTGATGGCACAGACCTTGACATACTTATTAAGGAGCTTCATGCTCACAATGTGACAGGCCTGCAATGGGTGGGCAGTGAGGGTTGGATCACCTATCGGTATATTGCCTCTCCAGTAAACTACGCTGTGATGCAGGGTGCGGTGGGCTTCGCAGCATTAAATGCTCACATCCCTGGACTGCGGGAGTTCCTTGCTAACAGCCGGCCCTCCACCACACCGGGAGACCAGGGACTGGTGGAGTTGTGGGAGACGGTGTTCGGCTGCACTCTGAGTCTCCAAGCAGAGACTCAAGCTCAGGGTTCAGTCGCAGCCTGCACCGGGAAGGAGTCTCTGTGGGACACAAACACGCGCTTCATCGATGTTTCAGATGCCAGTTTACTGAACAATGTTTACAAGGCCACATATGCTGTCGCTCAAGCTTTGCACATGTTGTTTACCTGCAAAGATGGACAGGGGCCTTTTGAGAACAATACTTGTGCTGATTGGGAAAATGCCCAACCATGGCAG GTTCTGCATTACCTAACACAGGTCAATTTCACTACTAAGATTGGTGAAAGGGTTTTCTTTGATGAATTGGGCGGCCCTGTGGCACGTTATGCACTGGTAAACTGGCAGATGGATGAGACCGATTACATCGTCTTTGAAACCATTGGTTTCTATGATGCCTCACAGCGTGAGGGGCAGCAGTTTGAGATGAAAGCAGATCTGAGAGCTATCTGGGCAGGCGAGAATCTTGAA GTACCAAGGTCTGTTTGCAGTGAGAGCTGTTTACCAGGCACCCGCCGGGCTTTTGTGAAAGGCAAGCCTATTTGCTGTTTTGATTGCGTCACATGTGCTGACGGGGAGTTCAGCAACAGTACAA ATGCAGTGAAATGTGACAAATGCCTCTCCGAGTACAAGTCCAGCGAAGAGAGGAATAACTGTGACTTGAAAGCTATTGAGTACATCACCTTCAGGGAATTGATGGGTATACTGTTGGTCACCTTTTCCGTCTTTGGTGCCTGCCTGGCGATGACTATAGCCCTCATATTTTTCCACTACAGGCAGACTCCTATTGTCAGGGCAAACAACTCTGAGCTGagcttcctgctgctcttctccttgactctgtgtttcctgtgttctCTGACCTTCATAGGCCGGCCCACTGAGTGGTCCTGCATGCTGCGACACACAGCATTCGGCATCACCTTTGTCCTCTGTATCTCTTGTGTTTTGGGGAAAACTATCGTGGTGTTAATGGCCTTCAGGGCAACACTTCCAGGTAGTAATATGATGAAATGGTTTGGGCCTGCACAGCAGAGACTCAGTGTTCTGTTTTTCACTCTCATACAGGTTCTTATTTGCATTCTTTGGCTGACAATCAACCCTCCATTTCCATTCAAAAATATGAACCACTATAAAGAAAAGATTATTCTTGAGTGTGCACTGGGGTCACCTCTGGGGTTCTGGGCTGTGTTAGGATATATAGGGTTTTTGGCCGTGTTATGTTTTGTACTTGCCTTTTTGGCTAGAAAGTTACCTGATAATTTTAATGAAGCTAAATTCATCACCTTCAGCATGCTGATATTCTGTGCAGTCTGGATTACTTTTATCCCAGCTTATGCTAGCTCTCCTGGGAAGTTCACAGTGGCTGTAGAGATATTTGCAATTTTGGCTTCAAGTTATGGAatgcttttttgtgtttttttgccaaagtgctatataattttatttaagCCTGAGACCAATACAAAGAAACATTTGTTGAGTAATGCGACCCAAAGAGCcctttga
- the LOC117741248 gene encoding LOW QUALITY PROTEIN: extracellular calcium-sensing receptor-like (The sequence of the model RefSeq protein was modified relative to this genomic sequence to represent the inferred CDS: inserted 2 bases in 2 codons; deleted 6 bases in 6 codons; substituted 1 base at 1 genomic stop codon) — MLGNPEFPLLSKEGDITIGGAFSIHSQISKPSLSFTNAPESLICSRIHFREFRFAQTMIFAIQEINNSSSLLPNISIGYKVFDSCGSTLTSMRAVMGLMNGQERTLGKTCSRQSSVHAIIGASESSSTIVMLHISGIFQIPVISHFATCACLSNRKEYPXFFRTIPSDYYQSRALAKLVKHFGWTWVGAGXKWTNDYGNNGMETFITAASQEGVCVEYSEAISRTDPSWQVARVVRVIHSGSARVLVAFLAQGEMDILLEEALKQNLTGLQWVGSESWITAGHLATERYSGILTGSLGFTIRKTKIAGLREFLLKVNPSQNPHNNLLREFWEATFGCSFQSNLQGQTQCSGSERLEDINNPFTDVTELRISNNVYKAVYAVAHAMHNMLKCGQNDEAVNQSCNWKDNVQIKQVVKHLQVVNFTLPSGERVNFDGHGDPAATYELVNWQRNQAGDTVFVAVGSYDASLPKGKQFIVNEINTTWAAESPKRPQSVCSESCPPGFRQAVIKAKPNCCFSCITCAAGHISNSSNTGECSRCPLEYWSNEDHSQCVPKVIEFLSFGETMGALLTAFSLFGASLTLVVSCVFFWFHHTPLVKASNSELSFLLLFSLTLCFLCSLTFIGRPTEWSCMLRHTAFGITFALCISCILAKTLAVVIAFKGKRPXNTVPQCSAPLQRTSVLSCTLLQVLVCVLWLILAPPFPYKNTAYATERIILECNLGSHIGFWAVLGYIGILAVLCFILAFLARKVPDNFNEAKFITFSMLIFCAVWVTFIPAYVSSPGKFTVAVEIFAILASSFGLLFCIFAPKCYILLLKPERNTKKHMIGRNQ, encoded by the exons ATGTTGGGGAACCCAGAGTTTCCTCTGTTATCTAAGGAAGGAGATATCACTATTGGAGGAGCTTTCTCCATCCATAGCCAAATATCAAAGCCTTCACTCTCCTTCACAAATGCTCCAGAATCTCTCATATGTTCCAG GATACATTTTAGAGAATTTCGTTTTGCCCAAACAATGATTTTTGCCATCCAGGAGATCAACAATAGCAGCTCTCTGCTGCCTAATATCTCAATTGGTTATAAGGTATTTGACAGCTGTGGTTCAACATTGACTTCAATGCGTGCAGTGATGGGTCTAATGAATGGGCAGGAAAGGACTTTGGGTAAAACCTGCTCAAGACAGTCATCTGTTCATGCCATCATTGGGGCCTCTGAGTCCTCCTCTACTATTGTGATGCTACACATTTCAGGGATTTTCCAAATACCAGTG ATCAGCCACTTTGCCACTTGTGCTTGTCTAAGTAACAGAAAGGAATATC TCTTCTTCAGAACCATCCCTAGTGATTACTATCAGAGCAGAGCCTTAGCAAAACTGGTA AAGCACTTTGGCTGGACATGGGTAGGCGCAGGTTAGAAGTGGACCAATGACTATGGTAAC AACGGCATGGAAACATTTATCACAGCTGCAAGCCAGGAGGGGGTCTGTGTTGAGTAC TCAGAGGCCATTTCGAGGACTGACCCCAGTTGGCAGGTTGCCAGGGTGGTCAGAGTGATCCATAGTGGCAGTGCAAGGGTCTTAGTTGCCTTCCTCGCCCAGGGCGAGATGGACATTCTGCTTGAGGAAGCTCTGAAGCAGAACTTGACTGGGCTGCAGTGGGTGGGCAGTGAGTCCTGGATTACGGCTGGTCATCTGGCCACTGAGAGGTACTCGGGAATCCTAACAGGGTCTCTGGGCTTCACCATCAGAAAAACAAAGATAGCAGGCCTGCGAGAGTTTCTTTTGAAGGTTAACCCAAGTCAAAACCCACACAATAATCTGCTGAGAGAGTTCTGGGAAGCCACATTTGGTTGCAGTTTCCAATCTAATTTGCAGGGTCAGACTCAGTGCTCTGGCTCTGAGAGACTAGAGGACATCAACAATCCTTTCACAGATGTGACAGAGCTCAGGATATCTAACAATGTGTATAAAGCTGTGTATGCTGTGGCTCATGCAATGCATAACATGTTAAAATGTGGACAAAATGATGAAGCTGTGAATCAGTCATGTAACTGGAAAGATAATGTACAGATTAAACAG GTGGTGAAACACCTCCAAGTTGTGAATTTCACTCTTCCATCAGGAGAAAGAGTTAATTTTGATGGACATGGAGACCCTGCAGCAACATATGAGCTGGTGAACTGGCAGAGAAACCAAGCAGGAGATACTGTGTTTGTGGCTGTAGGGAGCTACGATGCATCTCTACCAAAAGGAAAACAGTTTATCGTGAAcgaaataaacacaacatgggCTGCTGAATCCCCAAAG AGGCCACAGTCCGTCTGCAGTGAGAGTTGTCCT CCAGGTTTCCGGCAGGCGGTGATTAAGGCAAAACCCAACTGTTGTTTCTCATGCATCACCTGTGCTGCTGGACACATCAGCAATTCCAGCA ataCGGGAGAATGCTCCCGCTGTCCACTGGAGTACTGGTCAAAT GAAGATCACAGCCAGTGTGTTCCAAAGGTGATTGAGTTCCTATCTTTTGGAGAAACCATGGGCGCCCTTCTCACCGCTTTCTCATTGTTTGGAGCAAGCTTAACACTGGTGGTGTCATGTGTC TTTTTTTGGTTTCATCACACACCTCTTGTGAAAGCCAGTAACTCTGAGCTGAGCTTTCTGCTGCTCTTCTCCTTGActctgtgtttcctgtgttctCTGACCTTCATAGGCCGGCCCACTGAGTGGTCCTGCATGCTGCGACACACAGCATTTGGCATCACCTTTGCCTTGTGCATATCTTGTATCTTGGCGAAAACTTTAGCAGTGGTGATCGCCTTTAAGGGCAAAAGGC ACAACACAGTTCCTCAGTGTTCTGCTCCACTTCAGAGAACAAGTGTTCTTAGCTGTACATTACTGCAGGTGTTAGTTTGTGTGCTGTGGTTAATTCTCGCCCCACCATTCCCCTACAAAAATACAGCTTATGCCACTGAAAGGATAATTCTAGAGTGTAATTTAGGTTCACATATAGGTTTCTGGGCTGTGCTGGGGTATATAGGAATCCTGGCTGTGCTATGCTTTATCCTTGCCTTTCTGGCTCGAAAGGTGCCTGATAATTTCAATGAAGCTAAATTCATCACCTTCAGCATGCTGATATTCTGTGCAGTCTGGGTTACTTTTATCCCAGCGTATGTCAGTTCTCCTGGGAAGTTTACTGTAGCTGTAGAGATATTTGCTATTCTGGCCTCAAGCTTTGGCTTACTATTTTGTATATTTGCtccaaaatgttatattttacTGCTAAAACCagagagaaatacaaaaaaacatatgaTTGGGAGAAACCAGTAA
- the LOC117741250 gene encoding extracellular calcium-sensing receptor-like codes for MIGGAFSIHSKITQPPLSFTEKPSRLTCSSVNLREFRFAQTMIFAIQEINKSKFLLPNVSIGYRIYDNCGSTLSSMRAVMALMNGDEWAVGKSCSGQSAVHAIIGESESSSTIVLSQTTGPFKIPVISHSATCECLSNRKEYPSFFRTIASDRYQSRALAQMVKHFGWTWVGAVNSDSDYGNNGMAIFLAAAQEEGVCVEYTEKFHRAEPEKLMKVVEVIRKSTARVIVGFLAHVEMNNLLKKLTLHNITGLQFIGVEAWITANSLVTPTSFRVLGGALGFAVQKANISGLGDFLIKDFWDTHFKCKETNRDTKAETAPCKANQDLMELNENDDDVAELRYSNNIYRAIYAVAHSLHSILKCSETQGCDRTIKVTPLQVVESLKQVNFTINNGDQVWFDSTGAAVAKYEVVNWQRGSDDSVQFKPVGYYDASLPPGQKFVLKTEAIMWPGGKTELPVSMCSKRCRPGTYKVLQKGKPVCCYDCIPCAEGEISNSTDSNDCKKCPEEYWSNQNRDACVLKNVEFLYFTEVMGIILVFFTLFGVFLTLIVATLFLINKDSPLVKANNSELSFLLLFSLTLCFLCSLTFIGRPTEWSCMLRHTAFGITFVLCISCVLGKTIVVLMAFRATLPGSNMMKWFGPAQQRLSVLCFTLIQVLICILWLTINPPFPFKNMNHYKEKIILECTLGSTVGYWAVLGYIGFLAVLCFVLAFLARKLPDNFNEAKFITFSMLIFCAVWITFIPAYVSSPGKFTVAVEIFAILASSYGLLLCIFAPKCFIIVLKPELNTKKHLMGKTGSD; via the exons ATGATTGGGGGAGCCTTTTCCATCCACAGCAAAATCACACAGCCTCCGCTTTCCTTTACAGAAAAACCATCACGTCTCACATGTTCCAG TGTGAACCTCAGGGAGTTTCGATTTGCACAGACCATGATCTTTGCAATCcaagaaataaacaaaagcaaattTCTTCTTCCCAATGTTTCAATTGGATATCGTATTTATGACAACTGTGGCTCAACATTATCCTCAATGCGTGCTGTCATGGCCCTGATGAACGGTGATGAGTGGGCTGTAGGAAAGAGCTGTTCGGGTCAATCAGCTGTTCACGCTATTATCGGGGAGTCTGAATCCTCTTCAACCATTGTGCTGTCCCAGACTACTGGACCGTTCAAAATACCTGTG ATAAGTCATTCAGCTACATGTGAGTGTTTGAGCAATAGGAAGGAGTATCCCTCTTTCTTTCGAACTATTGCCAGTGATCGCTACCAAAGTCGAGCTCTTGCACAGATGGTCAAGCACTTTGGCTGGACCTGGGTCGGGGCAGtcaacagtgacagtgactATGGCAACAACGGCATGGCCATCTTCCTTGCTGCAGCCCAGGAGGAAGGAGTATGTGTTGAGTATACAGAGAAATTTCACCGGGCAGAACCAGAAAAACTCATGAAAGTTGTAGAAGTGATCCGAAAGAGCACTGCCCGGGTCATCGTTGGTTTCCTGGCACATGTAGAGATGAACAACCTTCTCAAGAAGTTAACTCTGCACAACATCACAGGCCTACAGTTTATTGGTGTGGAGGCCTGGATCACTGCTAACAGCCTTGTGACTCCCACCAGCTTCCGTGTACTGGGAGGTGCACTGGGTTTTGCTGTGCAAAAGGCCAACATAAGTGGCCTGGGTGATTTTCTAATCAAAGATTTCTGGGATACACACTTTAAGTGTAAGGAGACAAACAGGGACACCAAGGCAGAAACAGCGCCATGCAAAGCAAACCAGGATCTAATGGAGCTCAAcgaaaatgatgatgatgttgcaGAGCTGCGATACTCCAATAACATCTACAGAGCTATCTATGCTGTGGCGCATTCTCTGCACAGCATTCTAAAGTGTTCAGAAACTCAGGGGTGTGACAGGACGATAAAGGTTACTCCCTTGCAG GTCGTGGAGTCGTTGAAGCAGGTCAATTTTACCATTAATAACGGAGACCAGGTGTGGTTTGACAGCACTGGAGCAGCTGTGGCTAAGTATGAGGTGGTGAACTGGCAGCGTGGATCAGATGACTCGGTCCAATTTAAACCTGTCGGCTATTATGATGCCTCCCTACCTCCTGGACAGAAGTTTGTCCTTAAGACTGAAGCCATAATGTGGCCTGGAGGGAAGACAGAG TTGCCTGTGTCAATGTGCAGTAAAAGATGCCGTCCAGGAACTTATAAAGTCCTTCAGAAAGGGAAGCCAGTCTGCTGCTATGACTGCATACCATGTGCAGAGGGAGAAATCAGCAACAGTACAG ATTCTAATGACTGCAAAAAGTGTCCTGAAGAGTATTGGTCCAATCAAAACAGAGATGCATGTGTACTGAAAAATGTCGAGTTCCTCTACTTCACTGAGGTTATGGGTATAATTCTTGTATTTTTCACTTTGTTTGGTGTGTTCCTTACTTTAATTGTGGCCACTCTATTCTTGATCAATAAGGACTCTCCCTTGGTGAAAGCCAACAACTCTGAGCTGagcttcctgctgctcttctccttgactctgtgtttcctgtgttctCTGACCTTCATAGGCCGGCCCACTGAGTGGTCCTGCATGCTGCGACACACAGCATTCGGCATCACCTTTGTCCTCTGTATCTCTTGTGTTCTGGGGAAAACTATTGTGGTGTTAATGGCCTTCAGGGCCACACTTCCAGGTAGTAATATGATGAAATGGTTTGGGCCTGCACAGCAGAGACTCAGTGTTCTGTGTTTCACTCTCATACAGGTTCTTATTTGCATTCTTTGGCTGACAATCAACCCTccatttccatttaaaaatatgaaccACTATAAAGAAAAGATTATTCTTGAGTGCACCCTGGGATCGACTGTGGGGTACTGGGCTGTGTTAGGATATATAGGGTTCCTAGCTGTGTTATGTTTTGTACTTGCTTTTTTGGCTAGAAAGTTGCCTGATAACTTCAATGAAGCTAAATTCATCACCTTTAGCATGTTGATATTCTGTGCGGTCTGGATCACATTTATCCCAGCATATGTTAGCTCTCCAGGAAAGTTCACTGTGGCTGTGGAAATATTTGCTATTTTAGCCTCCAGTTATGGGCTACTTCTCTGTATATTTGCACCCAAATGCTTTATTATTGTACTCAAACCTGAactgaacacaaaaaaacatctgatgGGAAAAACGGGATCCGattaa
- the LOC117741249 gene encoding extracellular calcium-sensing receptor-like, which translates to MLGGIFSFHSSWKDRQDTYIQKPLPLQCTSLNFRGFQFAQAMLFAIEEINNSTDLLPGISLGYKIYDACGSIARSVRVALSLANGNEVASDTSQAPCIRLSQVQAIMGETSSSPCMAIATVIGPFHIPMISHFATCACLSDKTKYPSFLRTVPSDYYQSRALAQLVKHFGWTWVGAIRTNDDYGNNGMATFIETAQQLGICLEYSVSFFRTDPPDKIQKIIDTIKTSTSKVIVAFLSFMDMDVVLHELSHNNLTGYQWVGSEGWIFDSQTAAMDKHHILDGAIGLSIPKAYVSGVREFMLDVKPLNSSGNKMFTEFWEALFSCKFRQSQPSSGHQKGCTGHEDLTGVQNSFTDMSLMPIFNNVYKGVYAVAHTLHSILNCNKTCNNTVQLEPYKILQLLKKIQFKTKEGDEVYFNEDGDPAAKYEIINWQPTEKGIVDFVTVGLHDATLHAGKQLNLQNRSLIWAQNSQQVPLSVCSEKCPPGTRKVLQKGKPVCCYDCLRCAEGEISNITDSITCVRCHPEFWSNERRDACVKKKAEFLSYKEIMGALLTAASLFGTCITNVVALIFFIYRKTPIVRANNSELSFLLLFSLTLCFLCSLTFIGRPTEWSCMLRHTAFGITFVLCISCVLGKTIMVLMAFRATLPSSNVMKWFGPAQQRLSVLFFTFIQVIICVLWLTISPPFPFKNFKEFKDTIILECALGSAVGFWAVLGYIGLLAMFCFILAFLARKLPDNFNEAKFITFSMLIFCAVWITFIPAYISSPGKFSVAVEIFAILASSFGLLFCIFIPKCYIILLKPEKNTKKNMMGKGAPK; encoded by the exons ATGTTGGGGGGCATATTTTCTTTCCACAGCAGctggaaagacagacaggataCCTACATTCAAAAACCACTGCCACTGCAATGCACCAG TCTGAATTTCAGAGGGTTCCAGTTTGCCCAGGCTATGCTCTTTGCCATAGAGGAGATCAATAACAGCACAGACCTACTGCCTGGAATCTCTCTTGGCTACAAGATTTATGATGCATGTGGCTCCATTGCCAGAAGTGTAAGGGTTGCATTGTCATTGGCTAATGGTAATGAAGTAGCGTCGGACACTTCCCAGGCACCATGTATCAGACTTTCCCAAGTGCAGGCCATTATGGGAGAAACCTCGTCTTCTCCTTGCATGGCGATAGCTACTGTCATCGGACCCTTTCACATCCCAATG ATCAGCCATTTTGCTACTTGTGCTTGTCTCAGTGATAAAACCAAGTACCCATCCTTCCTCAGAACAGTACCCAGTGACTACTACCAGAGCAGAGCCCTGGCCCAGTTGGTCAAGCATTTTGGTTGGACTTGGGTTGGAGCTATTAGAACAAATGATGATTATGGCAATAATGGCATGGCCACATTCATAGAAACCGCCCAGCAGCTGGGCATCTGTCTGGAGTACTCTGTATCTTTCTTTAGAACAGATCCACcagacaaaatacaaaagataaTTGACACTATCAAGACTTCTACTTCCAAGGTTATTGTGGCTTTCCTCTCCTTCATGGATATGGATGTGGTATTACATGAGTTGTCTCACAACAACTTGACTGGGTACCAGTGGGTAGGCAGTGAGGGCTGGATATTTGATTCCCAAACTGCGGCAATGGATAAGCATCACATTCTGGATGGTGCCATAGGCCTGTCGATCCCCAAAGCATATGTCAGTGGCGTTAGAGAGTTCATGTTGGATGTAAAGCCGCTCAATTCATCTGgtaataaaatgtttacagAGTTTTGGGAAGCATTATTTAGCTGTAAGTTCAGGCAGTCACAGCCATCATCAGGGCATCAGAAAGGATGTACTGGACATGAAGATTTGACTGGAGTGCAAAACAGCTTTACTGATATGTCGCTGATGCCAATCTTTAACAATGTATACAAAGGAGTGTATGCTGTGGCTCACACACTTCATAGTATTCTCAACTGTAACAAAACCTGCAACAACACAGTGCAGCTTGAGCCATATAAG ATTTTACAGCTTCTGAAAAAGATTCAGttcaaaacaaaagaaggagATGAGGTTTACTTTAATGAGGATGGAGACCCAGCAGCAAAGTATGAAATTATAAACTGGCAGCCAACAGAAAAGGGCATTGTGGACTTTGTCACAGTTGGTCTTCATGATGCAACTTTACATGCAGGCAAACAGCTGAATCTGCAAAATAGGTCTCTGATTTGGGCACAAAACTCACAACAG GTGCCTTTGTCAGTTTGCAGTGAGAAGTGTCCTCCAGGAACTCGCAAGGTCCTCCAGAAAGGAAAACCTGTCTGCTGCTATGACTGTTTAAGATGTGCAGAAGGAGAAATAAGCAACATTACAG ATTCTATCACCTGTGTGAGATGCCACCCTGAGTTCTGGTCAAATGAGAGAAGAGATGCATGTGTGAAGAAGAAGGCAGAGTTTCTATCATACAAAGAGATTATGGGAGCACTGCTCACTGCAGCATCTCTATTTGGAACATGCATCACTAATGTTGTGGCACTCATTTTCTTCATATACAGAAAAACTCCTATTGTCAGGGCAAACAACTCTGAGCTGagcttcctgctgctcttctccttgactctgtgtttcctgtgttctCTGACCTTCATAGGCCGGCCCACTGAGTGGTCCTGCATGCTGCGACACACAGCATTCGGCATCACCTTTGTCCTCTGTATCTCTTGTGTTCTGGGGAAAACTATAATGGTGTTAATGGCCTTCAGGGCCACACTTCCAAGTAGTAATGTGATGAAATGGTTTGGGCCTGCACAGCAGAGGCTCAGTGTTCTGTTTTTCACTTTCATACAGGTTATCATATGTGTCCTATGGTTAACaatttctcctccttttccattTAAGAATTTTAAGGAATTCAAGGACACAATCATCTTAGAGTGTGCTCTGGGTTCAGCTGTAGGCTTTTGGGCTGTACTTGGAtacattggacttctggccatgttttgttttattcttgcTTTTCTGGCCCGTAAACTGCCTGATAATTTCAATGAAGCCAAATTTATCACCTTTAGCATGCTGATATTTTGTGCAGTATGGATCACTTTTATCCCAGCGTATATCAGCTCTCCTGGGAAGTTCAGTGTTGCTGTTGAAATATTTGCTATTCTGGCCTCTAGTTTTGGACtgctgttttgtatttttattccaAAATGTTATATTATCCTCCTGAAACCTGagaagaatacaaaaaagaatATGATGGGGAAGGGGGCACCAAAATAA